A single Micromonospora luteifusca DNA region contains:
- a CDS encoding endonuclease/exonuclease/phosphatase family protein, with product MGQGAGVPLRVVSYNIHGQRDDTAALAAVVRAATPDVVIVQEGPRRFRWRQKSATLAESFGLVVAAGGLPALGNLLLTSLRVQVRGTRCQRFPLTPGRHLRGAAYADCRVGDARFTLAGSHLSTDPTERPAQAAEFKRGLDAATSPVLAGADLNEGPDGPAWATVSRGLTDAAVAADRADRLTYSCADPRRRIDALFVDPRITVVDYDVVDTAQTRRASDHFPVLVDLLLPTTG from the coding sequence ATGGGCCAGGGTGCGGGCGTGCCGCTGCGCGTGGTGTCGTACAACATCCACGGTCAGCGTGACGACACCGCCGCGCTGGCGGCGGTGGTGCGGGCCGCGACGCCGGACGTGGTGATCGTCCAGGAGGGGCCGCGCCGGTTCCGGTGGCGGCAGAAGTCCGCCACGTTGGCAGAGTCGTTCGGCCTGGTGGTGGCCGCCGGCGGGTTGCCCGCGCTGGGCAACCTGCTGCTGACCAGCCTGCGGGTTCAGGTGCGGGGCACCCGATGCCAACGCTTCCCGCTGACCCCCGGCCGGCACCTGCGCGGCGCCGCGTACGCCGACTGCCGGGTGGGCGACGCCCGGTTCACCCTCGCCGGCTCGCACCTGTCCACCGACCCGACCGAGCGTCCGGCGCAGGCCGCCGAGTTCAAGCGCGGGCTGGACGCGGCGACCAGCCCGGTGCTGGCCGGGGCGGACCTCAACGAGGGTCCGGACGGGCCCGCGTGGGCAACCGTGTCCCGCGGGTTGACCGACGCCGCGGTGGCGGCCGACCGGGCGGACCGGCTCACCTACTCCTGCGCCGACCCGCGCCGGCGCATCGACGCGCTCTTCGTCGACCCGCGGATCACCGTGGTCGACTACGACGTGGTGGACA
- a CDS encoding ROK family glucokinase, producing the protein MTLTIGVDVGGTKVAGGVVDDTGEVLVQTRRDTPADDVGKTRDVIIELVGELAAGRTIEAVGIGAAGWIDASRSTVLFAPNLAWRDEPLRDYVSKAVGLPVIVENDANVAAWAEFRYGAARDADDSMIMFTIGTGVGGGIVLGGELMRGAHGIAAELGHMLAVPDGHQCGCGRLGCIEQYASGSALVRFARAGARQEPNRATALLALAGGEAEAITGPMVTAAAQGGDPVSAEAFAQIGRWLGTSLADMAQILDPQTLVVGGGVIDAGDLLLGPTRRSYLDALAQRGRLPVAQVLPAELGNSAGVIGAADLARRI; encoded by the coding sequence GGACGACACCGGCGAAGTCCTCGTGCAGACCCGACGGGACACCCCCGCCGATGACGTCGGCAAGACCCGCGACGTCATCATCGAGCTGGTCGGCGAGCTGGCCGCCGGGCGGACGATCGAGGCCGTCGGCATCGGCGCGGCCGGCTGGATCGACGCCAGCCGCTCGACCGTGCTCTTCGCCCCCAACCTGGCCTGGCGGGACGAACCGCTGCGGGACTACGTCAGCAAGGCTGTCGGCCTGCCGGTGATCGTGGAGAACGACGCAAACGTGGCCGCCTGGGCCGAGTTCCGCTACGGCGCCGCCCGCGACGCCGACGATTCCATGATCATGTTCACCATCGGCACCGGCGTGGGCGGCGGGATCGTCCTCGGCGGCGAGTTGATGCGGGGCGCCCACGGCATCGCCGCGGAGCTGGGCCACATGCTGGCCGTGCCGGACGGGCACCAGTGTGGCTGCGGGCGGCTGGGCTGCATCGAGCAGTACGCCAGCGGCAGCGCCCTCGTGCGCTTCGCCCGAGCCGGCGCCCGGCAGGAGCCCAACCGGGCCACCGCGCTGCTGGCCCTGGCCGGCGGGGAGGCCGAAGCGATCACCGGCCCGATGGTGACCGCCGCCGCGCAGGGTGGCGACCCGGTCTCCGCCGAGGCGTTCGCACAGATCGGCCGGTGGCTGGGCACCAGCCTCGCCGACATGGCGCAGATCCTCGACCCGCAGACCCTGGTCGTCGGCGGCGGTGTGATCGACGCCGGCGACCTGCTGCTGGGCCCGACGCGCCGCTCGTACCTCGACGCGCTCGCCCAGCGCGGTCGCCTGCCGGTGGCCCAGGTGCTCCCGGCCGAGCTGGGCAACAGCGCCGGGGTGATCGGCGCCGCCGACCTGGCCCGCAGGATCTGA